A genomic region of Rhodospirillales bacterium contains the following coding sequences:
- a CDS encoding 3-deoxy-D-manno-octulosonic acid transferase: MLKLYSAFTRISAPLLRRILKKRCRLGKEDPARLSERMGISSKLRPAGSLIWLHAASVGEAQSALIVIDALLKQAPDKHILVTTGTRTSADLMAKRLPPAAFHQYYPLDHPQWVEAFLDHWQPDLALWLESELWPNMLLTLQKRHIPAILLNARLSDRSQKRWKLAAGEIRKLLDSFALIIAQSVPDKEAFEKLGAQHVFTAGNLKYSAAPLPCNPQELKAFSKTLEGRPLWLYASTHRGEEELACRLHRHACKKIPDLLTIVVPRHPERRDEIKKICEENSINYCLKSDNNQKITDKTSVYIVDTMGDLGLFYRLAPLVCIGRSFSMDGGGGHNPIEAAQLDCAVLHGPRVQNLQIIYDEMDKAGAALRLKDETDFHTRLEKLLHDEEGLAALQNKAARFAHDKATVLEKIMQKLAPYLAAPPVESKADGQKCA; the protein is encoded by the coding sequence ATGTTGAAACTTTATTCCGCTTTCACCCGCATATCGGCGCCGTTGCTGCGCCGGATTTTAAAAAAGCGTTGCCGGCTGGGAAAGGAAGATCCTGCACGTCTGTCCGAACGCATGGGGATTTCTTCAAAGCTCCGCCCCGCCGGGTCCCTGATATGGCTGCACGCTGCCAGCGTCGGTGAGGCACAATCCGCCCTGATTGTTATCGACGCTCTTTTAAAGCAAGCTCCCGACAAGCATATTCTGGTGACGACGGGCACCCGCACATCGGCGGACCTGATGGCAAAGCGCCTGCCGCCGGCGGCTTTTCACCAATACTATCCGCTGGATCATCCGCAGTGGGTGGAAGCCTTTCTGGATCACTGGCAACCGGATCTGGCGTTGTGGCTTGAATCGGAATTATGGCCGAATATGCTTTTAACCCTGCAAAAGCGTCATATTCCGGCAATCCTGCTCAATGCACGCCTGTCCGACCGTTCACAAAAACGCTGGAAGCTGGCAGCCGGAGAGATCAGAAAGCTGCTGGACAGCTTTGCCCTGATTATCGCCCAGAGCGTTCCCGACAAAGAAGCCTTTGAAAAACTGGGGGCCCAGCATGTTTTTACGGCGGGAAACCTTAAATACAGCGCGGCGCCGCTTCCCTGTAACCCTCAAGAACTCAAAGCCTTTAGCAAAACCCTTGAAGGCCGCCCGCTCTGGCTTTATGCCAGCACGCACCGCGGCGAGGAAGAGCTGGCCTGCCGCCTGCACCGTCATGCCTGCAAAAAGATTCCTGATCTTTTGACGATTGTTGTGCCGCGGCACCCGGAACGGCGCGATGAAATAAAGAAAATCTGCGAAGAAAACTCTATAAACTATTGTTTAAAGTCAGATAACAACCAAAAAATAACCGATAAAACGTCCGTATATATCGTCGACACCATGGGCGATCTTGGCCTGTTTTACCGGCTGGCCCCGCTGGTCTGTATCGGGCGATCCTTCAGCATGGATGGCGGCGGCGGCCATAACCCGATTGAGGCGGCGCAGCTGGATTGCGCTGTTCTGCACGGGCCGCGGGTTCAAAACCTGCAAATTATCTATGATGAAATGGACAAGGCCGGGGCAGCCCTGCGTCTAAAAGACGAAACCGATTTCCACACGCGCCTTGAAAAATTGCTTCATGACGAAGAAGGCTTGGCGGCGCTGCAAAACAAGGCCGCCCGTTTTGCTCACGACAAGGCCACCGTCCTTGAAAAAATCATGCAAAAACTTGCTCCTTATCTGGCAGCCCCCCCTGTTGAATCCAAAGCGGACGGCCAGAAATGCGCCTGA
- a CDS encoding response regulator gives MNNPAQPNAGVHGKPKQNDAYSLSNFRILIVEDYPFMADLIATMLREFGVGNIVMANSGSEAKEMLVMLNTDPGSRNHIDMIVTDWLMPDGDGTDLLDWIRGHKKDTVKFIPVILCSAYTSEEVVEIGRDHGANEVLVKPVSAKKLASRLLHMIDHPRPFIKAPDFFGPDRRRKVEPFDGEDKRKMKPEEIKESHERI, from the coding sequence ATGAATAATCCCGCTCAGCCAAATGCCGGCGTACATGGCAAGCCGAAACAAAATGACGCTTATAGTCTTAGCAACTTCCGCATCCTGATTGTTGAAGATTACCCCTTTATGGCGGATCTGATTGCCACGATGCTTCGCGAATTCGGCGTCGGGAATATCGTTATGGCCAATAGCGGTTCCGAAGCCAAAGAAATGCTCGTGATGTTGAACACAGACCCCGGTTCGCGCAACCATATCGATATGATCGTCACCGACTGGTTGATGCCCGATGGGGATGGCACGGATTTGCTGGATTGGATCCGGGGTCATAAAAAGGATACCGTAAAATTTATTCCGGTTATTCTGTGCAGTGCCTATACCAGCGAAGAAGTCGTGGAAATAGGGCGCGATCATGGTGCGAACGAAGTGTTGGTTAAGCCTGTATCGGCCAAGAAGCTGGCAAGTCGCTTGCTGCATATGATTGACCATCCGCGGCCTTTTATTAAAGCGCCGGACTTTTTTGGACCGGATCGCCGCCGTAAAGTTGAACCTTTCGATGGGGAAGATAAACGCAAGATGAAACCGGAGGAAATTAAGGAGAGTCATGAGCGAATCTGA
- a CDS encoding YbhB/YbcL family Raf kinase inhibitor-like protein: MSEKSTKKQARGTGGRDIVIFLALIVIAVVGVHFYLKEHQIAPLTVVETTGTSLPATTQETSSLPPPVVVEEESPEAIPEQTMIEEPAKEIESTEETIPEEPAPVIEQPAVAPENDETITIDVRNPGIVLRSSVMKEGRRIPLNHTCYWENTSPPLSWSNIPEGTKSFVITMERREDGKKPFLNWLAYNIAGDRQSVPVDMAASSAAEGGALGLNGHGSYGYAGPCEPKGTYPYVYTIYALDTVLDLPDGASYVDVTRAMDGHVLDTGALRVNHYFRM, from the coding sequence GTGTCGGAAAAGAGCACGAAAAAGCAAGCCAGGGGAACCGGTGGCCGGGATATTGTTATTTTTCTGGCGTTGATCGTAATCGCTGTGGTCGGTGTGCATTTCTATCTGAAGGAACACCAGATCGCTCCTCTGACAGTTGTGGAGACAACGGGCACCTCGCTCCCTGCCACAACGCAGGAGACATCTTCCTTGCCGCCGCCCGTCGTTGTCGAGGAAGAATCCCCTGAAGCAATTCCGGAACAAACGATGATCGAAGAGCCAGCGAAGGAGATCGAGAGCACAGAAGAAACGATCCCGGAAGAGCCTGCGCCGGTTATCGAACAGCCCGCGGTAGCGCCTGAGAACGACGAGACAATCACTATTGATGTCCGCAATCCCGGAATTGTATTGCGTAGCTCCGTGATGAAAGAAGGCCGCCGTATTCCCCTGAATCATACATGTTATTGGGAAAACACCTCTCCGCCTTTGTCGTGGAGCAATATACCGGAAGGCACGAAGAGTTTTGTTATTACCATGGAGCGCCGGGAAGACGGCAAAAAACCGTTTTTGAATTGGCTGGCTTATAATATTGCGGGGGATCGTCAGTCAGTTCCGGTCGATATGGCGGCCTCATCGGCAGCGGAAGGCGGCGCGCTGGGGCTCAATGGTCACGGCAGCTACGGCTATGCCGGTCCGTGCGAACCCAAAGGCACATATCCCTATGTCTACACAATCTATGCGCTGGATACGGTTCTCGACCTGCCGGACGGGGCCAGTTATGTTGATGTCACGCGGGCGATGGACGGCCATGTCCTCGATACCGGCGCCTTACGGGTGAATCACTATTTCAGGATGTAA
- the lpxK gene encoding tetraacyldisaccharide 4'-kinase yields the protein MRLSTPSFWYKKPSLTACFLAPLSWLYQGAQALHQRKRSVHPAYDPGIPVICVGNLVAGGSGKTPTALALYKLVTAKAISERPCFLNRGYGGTEKGPLLVDPAMHTPQEVGDEALLLAAAGPTIVATERQHGALLAREQGFDLIIMDDGLQNPSLRKTLSLVVIDGSAGFGNGRPLPAGPLREPLETGLARADAFLIIGDDKTDVHALLPLDKPAFSGHIQVPEGFETDRSIPYVAFAGLGRPEKFKATLEDYGLDIAAFQSFPDHHAYTAHDLQTLIDKATARKARLITTQKDAVKLPAAFIREQKPIVMPIEIVWNAPDDLENTLTDKIKKTK from the coding sequence ATGCGCCTGAGCACCCCGTCATTCTGGTATAAAAAACCCAGCCTGACGGCCTGCTTTCTGGCTCCGCTCTCATGGCTGTATCAAGGCGCCCAAGCCCTGCATCAACGAAAACGGAGCGTACACCCCGCCTATGATCCGGGGATACCGGTTATTTGCGTAGGAAATCTGGTGGCTGGGGGATCGGGAAAAACCCCGACCGCGCTGGCGCTTTACAAGCTGGTAACCGCCAAAGCAATCTCTGAGCGTCCCTGTTTTCTTAACCGCGGTTATGGCGGCACGGAAAAAGGGCCGCTGCTGGTTGATCCCGCCATGCATACACCTCAAGAGGTCGGAGACGAAGCCTTGCTGCTGGCGGCGGCCGGCCCCACCATTGTTGCCACAGAGCGCCAACACGGCGCGCTTTTGGCACGGGAACAGGGATTTGATCTGATTATCATGGATGACGGCCTGCAAAACCCGTCTTTGCGAAAGACCCTGTCGCTGGTGGTAATTGACGGCAGCGCCGGTTTCGGCAACGGTCGCCCCCTGCCCGCCGGACCACTGCGCGAGCCGCTGGAAACAGGGCTGGCGCGAGCCGATGCGTTTTTGATTATTGGCGATGATAAAACAGACGTACATGCCTTGCTTCCGCTTGATAAACCAGCCTTTTCCGGGCACATACAGGTGCCGGAAGGCTTCGAAACGGATAGATCGATCCCATACGTTGCCTTTGCCGGACTGGGACGGCCAGAAAAATTCAAAGCTACACTGGAAGATTACGGACTGGATATCGCGGCTTTTCAAAGCTTTCCAGATCACCATGCCTATACGGCGCATGATTTGCAGACCTTGATAGACAAAGCGACGGCCCGCAAGGCCCGCCTTATCACCACACAAAAAGATGCCGTCAAATTACCGGCGGCCTTTATCCGGGAACAAAAGCCGATCGTCATGCCGATCGAGATTGTATGGAATGCCCCGGATGATCTTGAAAATACATTGACAGACAAGATTAAAAAAACAAAATAA
- a CDS encoding electron transfer flavoprotein subunit alpha/FixB family protein, which produces MPVLVIAEHNNNALNPNVYNTVTAARQIDPDVHVLLAGHQCQGALGQASAIHGIKSVLHADDAAYAHPLAENFAALIVKLADGYSHIIAPASFFGKNIMPRVAALLDVQQISDITGIESSDTFVRPIYAGNAFAAVKSNDKKVVLTVRPTAFDPAKSEGGNAPVENIDSAGDTGLTTFTGQELTKSERPDLATAKIIISGGRGMGSNENFHKLLEPVADKLGAAIGASRAAVDAGYCPNDMQVGQTGKIVAPQLYIAVGISGAIQHLAGMKESKVIVAINKDEEAPIFQVADYGLVADLFDVLPELTEAL; this is translated from the coding sequence ATGCCCGTTCTCGTCATTGCCGAACATAACAACAACGCTCTTAATCCCAACGTTTACAACACGGTCACCGCCGCGCGGCAGATTGATCCTGACGTGCATGTCCTTCTTGCCGGTCATCAGTGTCAGGGCGCGCTGGGCCAAGCCTCAGCTATTCACGGTATCAAGAGTGTCTTGCATGCCGATGATGCCGCGTACGCTCATCCGCTGGCGGAAAACTTTGCAGCCCTGATTGTAAAGCTTGCGGATGGTTACAGTCATATCATCGCCCCGGCGTCATTTTTTGGTAAAAATATAATGCCTCGTGTCGCAGCACTTCTGGATGTCCAGCAAATATCCGACATTACGGGCATCGAATCCTCCGACACATTCGTTCGCCCGATTTATGCCGGAAATGCTTTTGCGGCGGTTAAAAGCAACGATAAAAAAGTTGTTCTGACGGTGCGCCCGACGGCCTTTGATCCAGCTAAATCCGAAGGTGGAAACGCCCCGGTCGAAAATATCGACAGTGCCGGCGATACTGGCCTGACAACCTTTACCGGGCAAGAGCTCACCAAAAGCGAACGCCCGGACCTGGCGACCGCCAAGATCATTATTTCCGGAGGCCGCGGCATGGGCAGCAACGAGAATTTCCACAAATTGCTGGAACCTGTCGCCGACAAGCTCGGCGCCGCCATCGGCGCTTCGCGGGCGGCGGTGGATGCCGGGTACTGCCCGAACGACATGCAAGTCGGGCAGACGGGGAAAATCGTCGCGCCGCAGCTTTATATTGCCGTTGGAATTTCCGGAGCTATCCAGCATCTTGCCGGGATGAAAGAATCAAAGGTTATCGTGGCCATCAACAAAGACGAAGAAGCGCCTATCTTTCAGGTGGCCGACTACGGACTGGTGGCGGATTTGTTTGATGTCTTGCCGGAGCTAACCGAGGCTCTCTAG
- a CDS encoding electron transfer flavoprotein subunit beta/FixA family protein yields the protein MKILVPVKRVIDAYVTIRVKSDNSGVETQNVKMSMNPFCEIAVEEAVRLKEAGKATEVIAVTAGIDKCQETLRTALAMGADRAIHILTDETLEPLAVAKLLKAIAAQETPDLILMGKQAIDDDNNQTGQMLAGLLGWAQGTFASKIDIDGGKAVVTREIDGGLETLSMALPAVITVDLRLNEPRYASLPNIMKAKQKPLDTKTPDELGVDIAPRTQILKISEPPKRQAGIKVESVAALVDKLKNEAKVI from the coding sequence ATGAAAATTCTTGTTCCCGTCAAACGCGTTATTGATGCCTACGTTACGATTCGGGTTAAATCCGATAATAGCGGCGTTGAAACGCAAAATGTCAAAATGTCGATGAACCCGTTCTGCGAGATTGCCGTAGAAGAAGCCGTGCGCCTGAAAGAAGCCGGTAAAGCGACCGAGGTCATCGCTGTAACCGCCGGCATTGATAAATGTCAGGAAACGCTGCGCACCGCTCTGGCCATGGGGGCCGACCGCGCTATACATATCCTGACGGATGAAACACTGGAGCCGCTGGCTGTTGCCAAGCTGCTCAAAGCTATAGCCGCGCAGGAGACGCCCGACTTGATCCTTATGGGGAAACAGGCGATTGACGACGACAACAACCAGACGGGTCAAATGCTGGCGGGTCTGCTCGGCTGGGCCCAAGGCACGTTTGCCTCAAAAATCGACATTGATGGTGGCAAGGCCGTCGTTACACGGGAAATTGACGGTGGCCTGGAAACGTTGTCTATGGCCCTGCCCGCGGTCATTACAGTTGACCTGCGGCTGAACGAACCACGTTATGCGTCGCTGCCGAACATCATGAAGGCCAAGCAAAAGCCTCTGGATACAAAAACCCCGGATGAGCTGGGTGTCGATATAGCTCCGCGCACGCAAATCCTGAAAATCAGCGAACCGCCGAAACGGCAAGCCGGGATCAAGGTGGAGTCCGTGGCGGCGCTGGTTGATAAACTGAAAAACGAAGCAAAGGTGATCTGA
- a CDS encoding DUF3126 family protein produces the protein MAFTSQDAQRLQKYLCRKLGNDKITLRTRAQADDSVEVLLDGEFLGVIYKDDEDGEISYDFNMAILDIDLPVMV, from the coding sequence ATGGCTTTCACCTCTCAGGACGCGCAGCGTCTGCAAAAATACCTGTGCCGCAAACTCGGCAATGACAAAATTACCTTGCGTACGCGCGCTCAGGCTGACGATTCCGTCGAAGTTCTCCTTGATGGTGAATTTCTGGGCGTTATCTACAAAGATGACGAAGATGGCGAAATTTCCTATGATTTCAACATGGCCATTTTGGATATTGATCTGCCGGTTATGGTTTAA
- a CDS encoding GNAT family N-acetyltransferase — MIMSAPPASPRQISVRLARTSDEIEAAQRLRYKVFYEECAAQASADVAREKRDFDAFDDVADHLIVIDERIDNPQDQIVGTYRLIRREIAEKHGRFYTSDEYDISPLLSSDQTLLELGRSCVLEEYRIRPVLQMLWQGITNYMIDHQIDLMFGCASFHGTNIDSIAESLSYLYHYHLAPENLRTRAVEATYVDMNIIPKDQIDPDKALRELPALIKGYIRLGAYIGDGAYIDHQFNTTDVCIIFPIRNASESYRRFYARKVQRHVPGPGESWETEPSRKAGETA; from the coding sequence ATGATCATGAGCGCCCCCCCTGCCTCCCCTAGACAGATATCAGTCCGCCTTGCCCGGACCAGTGATGAGATTGAAGCCGCCCAACGGCTGCGCTACAAAGTCTTTTATGAAGAATGCGCCGCACAGGCCAGCGCCGACGTCGCCCGTGAGAAAAGAGACTTTGACGCCTTTGACGATGTCGCCGATCACCTGATTGTTATTGATGAGCGCATTGATAACCCGCAGGACCAGATTGTCGGCACATACCGTTTGATTCGTCGGGAAATCGCTGAAAAGCATGGCCGCTTTTACACCAGCGACGAATATGACATTTCCCCGCTTTTAAGCAGCGACCAGACCTTGCTGGAACTCGGGCGCTCCTGCGTTCTGGAAGAATACCGCATTCGTCCGGTTCTCCAGATGCTCTGGCAAGGGATCACCAATTACATGATCGACCACCAGATTGACCTGATGTTCGGTTGCGCCAGCTTCCACGGAACGAATATTGATTCCATCGCTGAATCGCTATCGTACCTGTACCACTATCATTTAGCCCCCGAAAATCTCCGGACGCGCGCTGTAGAGGCGACTTACGTCGACATGAACATTATCCCCAAGGACCAGATCGACCCGGACAAAGCCCTGCGCGAGCTGCCTGCTCTGATAAAGGGATATATTCGTCTTGGTGCCTATATCGGCGATGGCGCCTACATCGATCACCAGTTCAACACGACGGATGTCTGCATTATCTTTCCGATCCGCAATGCCAGCGAGAGCTATCGCCGGTTCTATGCCCGTAAAGTCCAGCGGCATGTCCCCGGACCGGGTGAAAGCTGGGAAACCGAACCATCCCGGAAAGCGGGAGAAACCGCCTGA
- a CDS encoding 1-acyl-sn-glycerol-3-phosphate acyltransferase has product MRTLVALYKMCAFLLICVAVIPTQPLVLFITGGKGKAALVIPHLFMAGCCHIFKIRAVIEGSHNEDKRQTFFVANHISYLDIVILGCQLSACFVAKEDVSRWPLFGFLARLHQTAFISRSRSKAVQGKNALDNMLASGKNIILFPEGTSTDGTAVVPFKSSLFSIALKHQDGLAPLAVQPVTISILEVDGQPAHKQALRDLYAWYGDMTLLPHLWAFAKSRGATVKIRFHEPCDSSLYEDRRALSQHCHKIVADGLDTPPQKQAA; this is encoded by the coding sequence ATGCGCACACTGGTCGCCCTTTACAAAATGTGCGCCTTTTTGCTGATCTGCGTGGCCGTTATTCCAACACAGCCCCTCGTCCTTTTCATCACCGGCGGCAAAGGCAAAGCGGCTCTCGTGATACCGCACCTGTTTATGGCCGGATGCTGCCATATATTTAAGATTCGGGCCGTGATCGAAGGTTCTCACAACGAAGACAAGCGGCAGACTTTTTTTGTCGCCAATCATATTTCCTATCTCGATATTGTTATTCTGGGCTGCCAGCTTTCAGCCTGTTTTGTAGCCAAGGAAGATGTATCGCGGTGGCCGCTATTCGGGTTTCTAGCCCGGTTGCACCAGACGGCCTTTATCAGCCGTTCCCGCAGTAAAGCCGTTCAGGGTAAAAACGCCCTCGACAATATGCTGGCCTCCGGCAAAAACATTATATTGTTTCCAGAAGGCACATCCACAGACGGCACCGCCGTCGTTCCCTTCAAATCAAGCCTGTTCAGTATTGCCCTCAAGCATCAGGACGGGCTGGCGCCGCTGGCCGTTCAACCCGTTACCATCAGTATTCTGGAAGTAGACGGACAGCCCGCACACAAGCAAGCTCTGCGCGACCTGTATGCCTGGTATGGCGACATGACTTTGTTGCCGCATTTATGGGCTTTTGCCAAAAGCCGGGGCGCGACTGTCAAAATCCGTTTTCATGAGCCTTGCGATTCTTCGCTGTATGAGGACCGGCGGGCTTTGTCACAACACTGCCACAAAATTGTCGCTGACGGACTTGACACGCCCCCCCAAAAACAAGCAGCATAG